The following coding sequences are from one Musa acuminata AAA Group cultivar baxijiao chromosome BXJ1-6, Cavendish_Baxijiao_AAA, whole genome shotgun sequence window:
- the LOC103990124 gene encoding uncharacterized protein LOC103990124: MGKRRRMYWLLKTEPEEWSWEDQRSNGGVSTWDGVRNRQAVNHMKAMRAGDRCFFYHSGAAARRVVGVVEVVKPWYTIAAGGEDGAVDVRSLGEMRKPVELREIKAEAEAEAMKGFALLKQPRLSVVPVPDGIWERICEMGGGYGDAAAEEDEEEEEAQPSSQEEEEQDE, encoded by the coding sequence ATGGGGAAGCGGCGGCGGATGTACTGGCTGCTGAAGACGGAGCCGGAGGAGTGGTCGTGGGAGGACCAGCGGTCCAACGGCGGCGTTTCGACCTGGGACGGCGTCCGAAACCGACAGGCTGTCAACCACATGAAGGCCATGCGGGCGGGCGACCGCTGCTTCTTCTACCACTCCGGCGCCGCCGCCCGCCGCGTCGTGGGCGTCGTCGAGGTCGTCAAACCCTGGTACACTATCGCCGCCGGAGGTGAAGACGGCGCGGTGGACGTTCGGTCTCTGGGGGAGATGCGGAAGCCCGTCGAGCTACGGGAGAtcaaggcggaggcggaggctgaGGCCATGAAGGGGTTCGCGCTTCTGAAGCAGCCGCGACTGTCGGTGGTGCCCGTGCCCGACGGCATCTGGGAGAGAATCTGCGAGATGGGCGGTGGATACGGAGATGCAGCGGcagaggaagatgaggaggaggaggaagcgcaGCCGTCgtcgcaggaggaggaggagcaagacGAGTGA
- the LOC135677295 gene encoding uncharacterized protein LOC135677295 yields MKESVPQLCEAFKSGSNAFKILVLQCLAIVTFVGASSPDEVQLSMKYIWETCNSADSTHTVLPAALSAWSFLLSAIDGWRIHSEYWKGSILFLSTLLEKDQHSLCVAVAEAVALISEIDRINNFSEEACATSVESLKCELCAEVKKLYEECQDRIHDKEFLQNILQYFEIGVFDEVIMKTSSQDVILKVSKWSQMIQVRHIKHFLQSGFSKHMKDNERLHDIFKFIEVIQGNRPVEKIFVLTSADPKERTMLRNRQRALSQMKHFSD; encoded by the exons ATGAAAGAATCAGTTCCACAACTTTGTGAAGCTTTCAAATCTGGCTCCAATGCATTCAAAATACTG GTGTTACAATGTCTGGCTATTGTCACCTTTGTTGGTGCAAGTAGTCCAGATGAGGTGCAGCTTTCAATGAAATATATATGGGAGACATGCAATTCAGCAGATTCTACCCACACTGTGTTACCTGCAGCATTATCTGCATGGTCATTTCTCCTTTCAGCCATTGATGGGTGGAGGATACATTCGGAGTATTGGAAGGG GTCTATTTTGTTCCTTTCGACTTTATTGGAAAAAGATCAGCATTCTCTTTGTGTGGCTGTTGCTGAAGCTGTGGCCCTTATTTCTGAAATTGATAGAATAAATAATTTTTCCGAAGAAGCATGCGCTACTTCTGTTGAATCACTAAAATGCGAGTTATGTGCGGAAGTCAAGAAGCTTTATGAGGAGTGTCAGGATAGAATCCATGATAAAGAATTCTTGCAAAACATCCTGCAGTATTTTGAG ATTGGTGTGTTTGATGAAGTTATAATGAAGACTTCTAGCCAAGATGTGATTTTAAAGGTGTCAAAGTGGAGTCAAATGATACAG GTGAGGCACATTAAGCACTTCCTTCAAAGTGGCTTTTCAAAGCACATGAAG GACAATGAGCGACTTCATGATATATTTAAGTTCATAGAAGTAATTCAAGGAAATCGTCCAGTTGAAAAG ATATTTGTGCTAACATCTGCTGATCCAAAGGAAAGGACCATGCTGAGAAATAGACAACGAGCGTTGTCTCAG ATGAAGCATTTCTCGGATTAA
- the LOC103990122 gene encoding probable galacturonosyltransferase-like 2, with translation MPPLPLASTLLLLLAILSSSSPAAGQRDGPATGTSRFREAPLFYNAPSCPAPLPPGPDSACSPDALVHVAMTLDVTYLRGSMAAVLSVLQHTACPQSIFFHFVATSAAGYLSATVAGSFPSLAFQIHPFADEPTVAGLISTSVRAALDRPLNYARSYLPRLIPQCVRRVVYLDSDLVLVDDIAGLASTPIPDGVALAAPEYCNANFTSYFTPTFWANPALSVAFEGRRACYFNTGVMVMELGRWRDGGYTERIEEWMDLQKRMRIYELGSLPPFLLVFAGRIAAVEHRWNQHGLGGDNYRGLCRDLHPGPVSLLHWSGKGKPWARLDGGRPCPVDAIWAPYDLLLRTTFPIDDS, from the coding sequence ATGCCTCCGTTGCCGCTCGCCTCCACCCTTCTGCTCCTGCTCGCCATCCTGTCCTCGTCGTCGCCAGCCGCCGGACAGCGCGATGGCCCCGCCACGGGCACGTCCAGGTTCCGCGAGGCGCCTCTGTTCTACAACGCACCTTCGTGCCCGGCCCCCCTGCCTCCGGGGCCCGACTCGGCCTGCTCCCCTGACGCGCTGGTGCACGTCGCCATGACCCTCGACGTCACCTACCTACGCGGCTCCATGGCGGCCGTCCTCTCTGTCCTCCAGCACACCGCCTGTCCCCAGTCGATCTTCTTCCACTTCGTGGCCACCTCCGCCGCGGGCTACCTCAGCGCGACCGTCGCAGGGTCCTTCCCCTCCCTCGCATTCCAGATCCACCCCTTCGCCGACGAGCCGACCGTCGCGGGGCTCATCTCCACCTCCGTCCGGGCGGCACTCGACCGGCCCCTCAACTACGCACGCTCCTACCTCCCCCGCCTCATCCCGCAGTGCGTCCGCCGGGTCGTCTACCTCGATTCCGACCTCGTCCTCGTCGACGACATCGCCGGCCTGGCATCCACCCCGATCCCCGACGGCGTCGCGCTCGCGGCTCCCGAGTACTGCAACGCCAACTTCACCTCCTACTTCACGCCCACCTTCTGGGCCAACCCGGCGCTCTCCGTGGCCTTCGAGGGCCGGCGGGCCTGCTACTTCAACACCGGCGTCATGGTCATGGAGCTCGGCCGGTGGCGCGACGGCGGGTACACGGAGCGGATCGAGGAATGGATGGATCTCCAGAAGCGTATGCGGATCTACGAGTTGGGCTCACTGCCACCGTTCCTGCTGGTGTTCGCGGGTCGGATCGCGGCGGTGGAGCACCGGTGGAACCAGCACGGCCTCGGCGGCGACAACTACCGGGGGCTGTGCCGCGACCTCCACCCGGGGCCGGTGAGCCTGCTGCATTGGAGTGGAAAGGGCAAGCCGTGGGCGCGCCTCGACGGCGGGCGCCCGTGCCCGGTGGACGCCATCTGGGCGCCCTATGACCTCCTCCTCCGCACCACGTTCCCCATCGACGACTCCTGA
- the LOC135677296 gene encoding BTB/POZ domain-containing protein At3g50780-like, translating to MADFTVRRLQQGHTRIKTVPIAVTPEGFWCCPSPAAIEKNLKNRNHQDKRKTASPPRSKASSIQRSSLPPVDKRLVSAPLTSKLADDDHSHLNSATAASISSNSVDRPQMQSIETKQRKIYASFGRPETSDMKVTLHGKEGSSMRMSVHRNILAEHSSFFADKLSRLSPASQVEIADCEDVEIFLEVVGFMYCKEIKCRLIKRSLSRVLRILKVAESLGFHACIESCLDYLEAVPWVEEEEEQNVISSVRHLRDDSYGVGPILNRVASDPSNPPTDTLAQIMDLVLGSSEDRGRREMKSLVLNLLKESDRDGSVGICTETLYGSCRHCLESLLNLFRCASEPGFSHEPLGSRDRVVRRISLEVDNLLWLVEILAVRHAADEFASIWASQDELAELHSKLPTMARHQVSCVTSRLFVAIGNREMLPPKETRKLLLRVWLQPLIDDYGWLRRGSSRSFDRHAVEEGIDRTITTLPLEEQQSVLLSWLRSFLKVGDDCPNLRGAFEVWWRRTFTMPYVEHLEGSFRSEKAGGGRGCLGLDA from the exons ATGGCAGATTTCACAGTTCGAAGGCTTCAACAGGGTCACACGAGGATCAAAACTGTTCCTATTGCGGTAACCCCGGAAGGGTTCTGGTGTTGCCCCTCCCCTGCAGCCATCGAGAAGAACCTCAAGAACCGAAACCATCAAGACAAGAGGAAAACAGCTTCTCCGCCGCGCTCCAAGGCCTCGTCGATTCAGAGATCGTCACTGCCTCCCGTGGACAAAAGATTAGTCTCGGCTCCGCTGACGTCTAAGCTTGCCGATGATGACCACAGCCATCTTAACTCTGCAACCGCCGCTTCGATCTCCTCGAACTCCGTCGATCGACCACAAATGCAGAGCATCGAGACTAAGCAACGTAAGATATACGCTTCCTTCGGTCGGCCAGAGACCAGCGACATGAAAGTTACTCTGCATGGAAAGGAAGGTTCCTCCATGAGGATGAGTGTTCACAGGAACATTCTCGCAGAGCATAGCAGCTTCTTTGCAGATAAGCTCTCGAGGCTGTCTCCCGCATCACAAGTCGAAATAGCAGACTGCGAAGACGTTGAGATCTTCCTCGAGGTCGTGGGATTTATGTACTGTAAAGAAATCAAATGCAGATTGATCAAGCGAAGCCTTTCACGCGTCCTTCGAATTCTGAAG GTTGCTGAATCACTTGGCTTCCATGCATGCATCGAGTCGTGCCTGGATTACCTGGAAGCAGTGCCttgggtggaagaagaagaagaacaaaacgtGATCTCATCAGTCCGACACCTTAGGGATGATAGTTATGGCGTCGGTCCAATACTAAACAGAGTAGCTTCTGATCCATCCAACCCACCGACCGATACGCTCGCCCAAATAATGGATCTCGTCCTCGGAAGCAGTGAGGATCGCGGCCGGCGCGAGATGAAATCCCTGGTGTTGAATCTTCTGAAGGAAAGTGATCGTGATGGATCTGTCGGCATCTGCACTGAAACTTTGTACGGTTCATGCCGGCATTGCTTGGAGTCACTGTTGAATCTGTTCAGATGTGCATCCGAGCCTGGGTTTTCGCATGAGCCTTTGGGAAGCAGAGATCGAGTGGTGCGGCGGATATCTCTCGAGGTAGATAATCTCCTCTGGTTGGTTGAGATTTTAGCAGTCAGGCATGCAGCAGATGAGTTCGCGTCGATATGGGCGAGTCAAGATGAGCTCGCAGAGCTGCACTCGAAGCTGCCAACCATGGCGCGTCACCAGGTGAGCTGCGTGACCTCCAGGCTCTTCGTCGCCATCGGGAACCGGGAGATGCTTCCTCCGAAGGAGACCCGCAAGCTGCTGCTACGTGTTTGGTTGCAGCCACTGATCGATGACTATGGCTGGTTGCGGCGCGGTAGCAGCCGGTCGTTCGACCGGCACGCCGTGGAAGAAGGAATTGACCGAACGATTACGACGCTTCCCTTGGAGGAGCAGCAGAGCGTTCTGCTGTCCTGGTTGAGGAGCTTCTTGAAGGTCGGCGACGACTGCCCTAATCTTCGGGGAGCTTTTGAGGTCTGGTGGAGGAGGACATTCACGATGCCTTATGTCGAACACCTTGAAGGCAGTTTTCGATCCGAGAAAGCCGGAGGCGGAAGAGGTTGTTTAGGTTTAGATGCATGA
- the LOC135677297 gene encoding CASP-like protein 5C1 has product MDETPGSVGTTSSLSLRLGQALFSSASLLFMSVGVEFYSYTAFCFLVTIMGLVIPWSCTLAMVDVYCIFVGCSLRLPGLMVIVVVGDMVLSILSLAAACASAGVIDLLFHLDGSYCPPKFCGRYQLSTSMAFLSWFLTASSSLFNLWHVASW; this is encoded by the exons ATGGATGAGACTCCGGGGTCCGTCGGTACCACCTCCAGCTTGTCCTTAAGGCTGGGGCAGGCTCTCTTCTCCTCCGCCTCCCTCCTCTTCATGTCCGTCGGCGTCGAGTTCTATAGCTACACCGCTTTCTG CTTTCTAGTCACAATAATGGGATTGGTAATTCCTTGGAGCTGTACGCTGGCGATGGTAGATGTGTACTGTATTTTTGTTGGTTGCTCTCTACGACTTCCTGGACTAATGGTGATCGTTGTTGTTGGAGATATG GTACTGTCGATACTGTCGCTTGCGGCTGCTTGTGCATCTGCTGGTGTTATAGATCTTCTCTTCCACCTTGATGGAAGCTACTGCCCTCCAAAATTTTGTGGACGATACCAGCTATCAACTTCGATGGCATTCTTATCTTGGTTTCTGACTGCCTCATCATCTCTCTTCAACTTGTGGCATGTTGCTTCCTGGTGA
- the LOC135677298 gene encoding cold-regulated 413 plasma membrane protein 2-like isoform X1 — MSFDPIASVSSTGFKSPAGVHLEPFSKKSAAEMAEEMRSGYLRMKTDDYASVGGGGGDDLIRSDLQELGVAARKLADHALMVVGGLGSGTTFFKLLATFAAIYLLILDRTNWRTNMLTSLLIPYIFLSLPSVLFSLLRGEFGKWVASIAVILRLFFPRHFPDWLEMPGALILLLVVSPGFFASTVRDSLIGVITCLAIGCYLLHEHIQASGGFRNSFTKSHGVSNSIGIILLLVYPIWHLFLHFL, encoded by the exons ATGTCTTTCGATCCGATCGCCTCCGTGTCCTCGACCGGCTTTAAATCTCCCGCCGGTGTCCACTTGGAGCCGTTCTCCAAGAAGAGTGCAGCAGAGATGGCGGAGGAGATGAGGAGCGGGTATCTCAGGATGAAGACTGATGACTACGCTTctgtcggcggcggcggcggcgacgacctGATCCGGTCGGATCTGCAGGAGCTCGGCGTGGCCGCCAGGAAGCTCGCCGACCACGCCCTCATGGTCGTTGGCGGGTTGGGTTCCGGCACCACCTTCTTCAAGCTCCTCGCTACCTTCGCCGCCAT ATATCTGTTGATACTGGATCGAACTAACTGGAGAACAAACATGTTGACTTCACTTCTAATTCCATACATCTTCTTGAGCTTGCCATCTGTGTTGTTTTCTTTGCTAAG AGGGGAATTTGGTAAATGGGTTGCATCGATTGCTGTCATTCTGCGCCTTTTCTTTCCTCGGCACTTCCCTG ACTGGTTGGAGATGCCCGGAGCACTAATCCTCCTCCTGGTGGTTTCTCCTGGATTCTTTGCTTCCACAGTAAGAGACAGTCTCATTGGTGTTATCACATGTCTGGCTATCGGCTGTTACCTGCTTCATGAGCACATCCAAGCATCGGGTGGCTTCAGGAACTCATTCACAAAAAGCCATGGCGTTTCAAACAGCATAGGCATCATTCTTCTCCTGGTTTATCCTATCTGGCACCTATTCCTGCATTTCCTTTAG
- the LOC135677298 gene encoding cold-regulated 413 plasma membrane protein 2-like isoform X2 translates to MSFDPIASVSSTGFKSPAGVHLEPFSKKSAAEMAEEMRSGYLRMKTDDYASVGGGGGDDLIRSDLQELGVAARKLADHALMVVGGYLLILDRTNWRTNMLTSLLIPYIFLSLPSVLFSLLRGEFGKWVASIAVILRLFFPRHFPDWLEMPGALILLLVVSPGFFASTVRDSLIGVITCLAIGCYLLHEHIQASGGFRNSFTKSHGVSNSIGIILLLVYPIWHLFLHFL, encoded by the exons ATGTCTTTCGATCCGATCGCCTCCGTGTCCTCGACCGGCTTTAAATCTCCCGCCGGTGTCCACTTGGAGCCGTTCTCCAAGAAGAGTGCAGCAGAGATGGCGGAGGAGATGAGGAGCGGGTATCTCAGGATGAAGACTGATGACTACGCTTctgtcggcggcggcggcggcgacgacctGATCCGGTCGGATCTGCAGGAGCTCGGCGTGGCCGCCAGGAAGCTCGCCGACCACGCCCTCATGGTCGTTGGCGG ATATCTGTTGATACTGGATCGAACTAACTGGAGAACAAACATGTTGACTTCACTTCTAATTCCATACATCTTCTTGAGCTTGCCATCTGTGTTGTTTTCTTTGCTAAG AGGGGAATTTGGTAAATGGGTTGCATCGATTGCTGTCATTCTGCGCCTTTTCTTTCCTCGGCACTTCCCTG ACTGGTTGGAGATGCCCGGAGCACTAATCCTCCTCCTGGTGGTTTCTCCTGGATTCTTTGCTTCCACAGTAAGAGACAGTCTCATTGGTGTTATCACATGTCTGGCTATCGGCTGTTACCTGCTTCATGAGCACATCCAAGCATCGGGTGGCTTCAGGAACTCATTCACAAAAAGCCATGGCGTTTCAAACAGCATAGGCATCATTCTTCTCCTGGTTTATCCTATCTGGCACCTATTCCTGCATTTCCTTTAG
- the LOC135677298 gene encoding cold-regulated 413 plasma membrane protein 2-like isoform X3, which translates to MSFDPIASVSSTGFKSPAGVHLEPFSKKSAAEMAEEMRSGYLRMKTDDYASVGGGGGDDLIRSDLQELGVAARKLADHALMVVGGLGSGTTFFKLLATFAAIGEFGKWVASIAVILRLFFPRHFPDWLEMPGALILLLVVSPGFFASTVRDSLIGVITCLAIGCYLLHEHIQASGGFRNSFTKSHGVSNSIGIILLLVYPIWHLFLHFL; encoded by the exons ATGTCTTTCGATCCGATCGCCTCCGTGTCCTCGACCGGCTTTAAATCTCCCGCCGGTGTCCACTTGGAGCCGTTCTCCAAGAAGAGTGCAGCAGAGATGGCGGAGGAGATGAGGAGCGGGTATCTCAGGATGAAGACTGATGACTACGCTTctgtcggcggcggcggcggcgacgacctGATCCGGTCGGATCTGCAGGAGCTCGGCGTGGCCGCCAGGAAGCTCGCCGACCACGCCCTCATGGTCGTTGGCGGGTTGGGTTCCGGCACCACCTTCTTCAAGCTCCTCGCTACCTTCGCCGCCAT AGGGGAATTTGGTAAATGGGTTGCATCGATTGCTGTCATTCTGCGCCTTTTCTTTCCTCGGCACTTCCCTG ACTGGTTGGAGATGCCCGGAGCACTAATCCTCCTCCTGGTGGTTTCTCCTGGATTCTTTGCTTCCACAGTAAGAGACAGTCTCATTGGTGTTATCACATGTCTGGCTATCGGCTGTTACCTGCTTCATGAGCACATCCAAGCATCGGGTGGCTTCAGGAACTCATTCACAAAAAGCCATGGCGTTTCAAACAGCATAGGCATCATTCTTCTCCTGGTTTATCCTATCTGGCACCTATTCCTGCATTTCCTTTAG
- the LOC135677299 gene encoding protein JINGUBANG-like — translation MMNRKGGTGSPQRGSKLFDLFNADPMIQSEDELCTGGDTAPSAAVSPGYSSDRNPTSTGASPYKLSPWSPAAVSPFAKSPWAYLPLLSEEALADPAATGLVGSLVRQEGHVYSLAAAGDLLYTGSESRNIRVWKGRREMSGFKSSSGLVKAIIVAGDRIFTGHQDGKIRIWKTSSKIPAVPKRVGTLPRLKDFLKSSINPSNYVEVRRHHKTVWLRHFDAVSCLSLDEEAGILYSGSWDKTVKVWRVSDSKCLESITAHDDAVNAVATGFGGFLFTGSADGTVKVWRREETGKGGPTRHVLVQTLLRHEAAVTSVAVAEATGAVYCGSSDGVVNYWRWEGWRRQLTHGERLRGHRMPVLCLAAAGSLVVSGSADMTLCVWRREEAGGYGAHAKLAVLAGHEGPVKCLAVKAEDIHADGACGGPRYVVYSGSLDNSVKVWRVSEWDTARGKTPEQGPAEAEPSSLRSRGGGAGAPVAQRQSYGAVRSPTVGHAVKGGPPPVRAAA, via the coding sequence ATGATGAATCGAAAGGGAGGCACGGGAAGCCCGCAGCGCGGCTCCAAGCTGTTCGACCTGTTCAACGCCGACCCCATGATCCAGTCCGAGGACGAGCTCTGCACCGGCGGCGACACTGCCCCTTCCGCCGCCGTCAGCCCCGGGTACTCCTCCGACCGCAACCCAACCAGCACCGGGGCTTCGCCCTACAAACTGTCCCCGTGGAGCCCCGCGGCTGTCTCCCCCTTCGCCAAATCGCCGTGGGCCTACCTTCCCCTCCTGTCTGAGGAGGCGCTGGCTGACCCCGCCGCCACTGGCCTCGTCGGATCGCTCGTCCGCCAGGAGGGTCATGTCTACTCCCTCGCCGCCGCCGGGGACCTGCTCTACACTGGCTCCGAAAGCAGGAACATCCGCGTCTGGAAAGGACGTCGAGAGATGTCCGGGTTCAAGTCCAGCAGCGGCCTCGTCAAGGCTATTATAGTCGcaggtgacaggatcttcaccggCCACCAGGACGGGAAGATCCGGATATGGAAGACCTCGTCGAAGATCCCGGCCGTCCCCAAGAGAGTGGGGACGCTCCCAAGGCTCAAGGACTTCTTGAAGAGCTCCATCAACCCGTCCAACTACGTCGAGGTGCGGCGGCACCACAAGACCGTGTGGCTTCGGCATTTCGACGCGGTTTCTTGTCTCAGCCTCGACGAAGAGGCCGGGATATTATACTCTGGGTCGTGGGATAAGACGGTGAAGGTGTGGAGGGTGTCGGACTCCAAGTGCCTAGAATCCATCACGGCGCATGACGACGCTGTCAACGCGGTGGCGACCGGGTTCGGCGGGTTTTTGTTCACGGGGTCGGCGGACGGGACGGTGAAGGTGTGGCGGAGGGAGGAAACGGGGAAGGGAGGACCCACCAGGCACGTGCTGGTGCAGACGCTGCTACGGCATGAGGCCGCGGTGACCTCGGTGGCGGTGGCGGAAGCGACGGGGGCGGTGTACTGCGGTTCCTCGGACGGGGTGGTGAACTACTGGCGATGGGAAGGCTGGCGGCGCCAGCTGACGCACGGAGAAAGGCTCCGCGGGCACCGGATGCCGGTGCTCTGCCTCGCCGCGGCCGGGAGCCTGGTGGTCAGCGGGTCCGCGGACATGACCCTGTGCGTCTGGCGGAGGGAGGAGGCGGGCGGCTACGGGGCCCACGCGAAGCTGGCGGTGCTCGCGGGGCACGAGGGGCCCGTGAAATGCCTGGCGGTAAAGGCGGAAGACATCCACGCAGACGGAGCCTGCGGTGGGCCACGGTACGTGGTGTACAGCGGGAGCCTGGACAACTCGGTCAAGGTATGGCGGGTGTCGGAATGGGACACCGCGCGGGGAAAGACGCCGGAGCAGGGACCGGCAGAAGCGGAGCCGTCGTCTCTGCGCTCGAGAGGCGGCGGAGCAGGGGCGCCCGTGGCGCAGCGGCAGAGCTACGGTGCGGTTAGAAGCCCGACGGTGGGCCACGCCGTCAAGGGCGGGCCTCCGCCAGTGCGAGCGGCCGCATGA
- the LOC103990117 gene encoding uncharacterized protein LOC103990117 has protein sequence MTVFHFFNCAILTFGPHAVYYSATPLSEYDTIGTSVKAAVVYLGTTLVKLICLATFLKVPENDSFDPYQELLKALIGFIDVAGLYFALTQLMHRNISQNHKFQAVGLGWAFADSVLHRLAPLWVGARGLEFTWEYIFQGIEANANLVLNLSLAALGSLMWLRKNKPRTLIPIIYACAGVLATMPSITSYLRRALGWHPPKVVAFELASSLVMAFISWQLFSACQRPSM, from the exons ATGACGGTGTTTCACTTCTTCAATTGCGCCATCCTCACCTTCGGCCCTCACGCCGTCTACTACTCCGCCACTCCTCT GTCAGAGTATGATACAATTGGAACTTCTGTTAAAGCTGCTGTAGTTTATTTGGGAACTACTTTAGTAAAG CTTATTTGCCTGGCAACATTTCTTAAAGTACCTGAGAATGACAGCTTTGATCCCTATCAG GAATTGCTCAAAGCTTTGATTGGATTCATAGATGTAGCTGGACTTTATTTTGCATTGACGCAGCTGATGCACAGAAACATTTCTCAGAATCATAAGTTCCAGGCTGTTGGTCTTG GCTGGGCTTTTGCAGATTCTGTTCTGCACCGATTGGCACCTCTTTGGGTGGGAGCTAGAGGATTAGAATTCACGTGGGAATACATTTTTCAAGGCATCGAAGCAAATGCGAATCTG GTACTAAATCTCTCCCTTGCTGCACTTGGGTCCTTGATGTGGCTTAGGAAGAACAAACCCAGAACTCTGATACCAATAATTTATGCATGTGCTGGTGTTCTTGCAACAATGCCATCTATCACAAG CTACCTGAGAAGAGCTTTGGGGTGGCACCCTCCGAAGGTGGTAGCCTTTGAACTGGCTTCTTCACTGGTGATGGCCTTCATCAGCTGGCAACTTTTTTCTGCTTGTCAGAGACCATCGATGTAA